The following is a genomic window from Paenibacillus thiaminolyticus.
AAGAGAATAGCATCGGCCTTGTCTCTTATTCAAGCTCTGTCTCCATCAATCTGCCTATCGGCAAGTACGACGCGAACCACCAGTCCATGTTCGTAGGCGCGGTGAACAGCCTCCAAGCCGGCGGGGGCACGGCGACCTTCGATGCGATCGTTGTGGCGTTGAAGATGCTTCAGGATGAATTGGCGGCGAATCCAAATCAGAAGCCTCTTATTTTTGTCTTGAGCGACGGAGAGACGAATGAGGGCTATTCGTTGAAGGATACCAAGGAATTAATCGAGGTCTATCAGGTCCCGATCTATACGATCGGATATAACGCCAACATTGACGCGCTGGAGACGATTTCAAGCATCAATGAAGCGGCCAGCATTAACGCGGATACAGATGATGTCGTCTATAAGCTCGGCAACCTGTTCAACGTGCAAATGTAAGGGAAACCAAAGGGGGATTACGATGTCATTTTCAATGGAAGTAGCCAGTCCGGAAGAAATTCAAGCGGCGATTGAACAGGAGGTTAAGCCGGTCCCCGAGGAAGTGGCGAAGCTCAAAGAAATGGCGGATGCCAATGTCGCCACCATTATGACGCTCGATATCGAGTCGCTGGAGAACCGCAAAGAGATTTTGCAATCGATTGACGCCTTTGGTATGAACACGATGCGGTCATCATCCGAGAAAAATGCGCTGCTCCAGGTGTCGATCGGAAGGCTGTCCAAGACCGGCGATGAAGGCGGGGACGTGGCCAAGGGGCTGGCCGAGCTTCACACGCAGCTAAGAGATCTGGACCCGGGCGTAGTCGATTTCGCGAAGACCGGGTTCCTGGGCAAATTGTTCAATCCGCTGCGAGCCTACTTCCTCAAGTACCAAAAAGCCGATTCCGTCATCGCGGATATCGTCGTCTCCTTGGAGAAGGGCAAGACCACGCTCAAAAACGATAACACGACGTTGGAGATCGAGCAGCAGACGCTGCGGGATCTGACCAAAAAGCTGCAAAAGGAAATACAGCTGGGGACAATGATGGATGAATCGATCGAAGCCCAAATCGAGTTGGCGAAGCTGCGCAATGAAGACCCTGACAAAATCCGGTTTATTACCGAGGAAGTGCTGTTCCCGCTGCGTCAACGGGTGATGGATCTGCAGCAGATGCTGGTCGTCAACCAGCAGGGGATTATGGCGATCGAGGTCGTCGTCCGGAATAATAAAGAATTGATTCGCGGCGTAGACAGAGCGAAAAACGTGACGATATCGGCGCTGAAAATCTCTGTAACCGTCGCGAGCGCGCTTTACAATCAAAAGATCGTCTTGAAAAAAATCGAGCTGTTAAATCAAACAACGAACAACCTCATCGCCAGCACGTCGCGCATGCTGAAAAACCAAGGGGCCGAAATCCAGAAGCAATCGCTTGAAGCCAATATTTCGGTCGATACGCTCAAGCAGGCCTTCTCCGATGTCATGTCGGCTCTGGATTCGATTAGCGCCTATAAGCAGGATGCGCTGCCTAAGATGCGCCACACTATCAACCAGTTCCGGGAGTTGGCCGATGACGGCGAGAAGCAGATTCAACGCCTGGAAAGAGGGCATAAGTTGGGATTGTAGGTTCGACCAACATCAACCAATTATTCAAGTCCACGACAATTCGTGGACTTTTTTGGACTTTTCTATGTGACAATTATGAAAACAATTTCAAAATGACGTCATAAATAATTAGATATCGCTAATACGCTTTTATATATTGCGTATTATTTAGTTATATTATACATTAATTCGTAAGGATAAAATATACATCTTCTATTTGGGGGAGTCGAGATGAATCAAGAACCCGGTAGTAGTGGAATGGGGAGGATAACCGTGATCACGCAAAACAATGAAAAAACTCAATTAGCTAGTTTTCATGTGGATGAATCTTGCCGAAATATGGCGGTTGCCAAGCTGGTGGAGTCCGCTGTCCTGAACGGAGAAGGACATCTCACCTCGACAGGCGCGCTGCAAGTGACGACAGGCAAATATACGGGACGTTCCCCGAAGGATAAGTTCATCGTCAGGGATCCGAGCGCAGCAGACCATATTGCTTGGGGAGAAGTGAATCAGGCTCTTACTCCCGAACAGTTCGACTCGCTGTATAACAAAACGATCCATTATATGAAGAGCCGCAAGCTCTTCGTATTCGATGGCTATGCAGGGGCAGATCGGGCCTATCGGCTTCCTGTCCGCTTTATTAATGAATATGCGTGGCAAAATCTATTCGTTCACCAGTTGTTCATCCGCCCTGCGGCAGATGAATTGCCGTACCATAAACCTGAATTTACCGTGATTGCGATGCCTGGCATGAAGGCGGATCCGGCTGTGGACGGGACAAATTCCGAGACCTTCATTGCCATTTCCTTCGAAAGAAAGACCGTCCTGATCGGCGGAACCCACTATGCGGGGGAGATGAAGAAATCGATATTCAGCGTGCTGAACTATTTGCTTCCCTTCCGCGGCGTCATGCCGATGCACTGTTCGGCGAATGTAGGGGAGGCTGGAGATACGGCGTTGTTCTTCGGATTATCGGGGACAGGCAAGACGACGCTGTCGGCCGACCCGGAACGCCGCTTAATCGGCGATGATGAGCATGGCTGGTCCGATGCGGGCGTATTCAACTTCGAAGGCGGCTGCTATGCCAAATGCATTGGGCTGTCGCAGGAGAAAGAGCCGCAAATCTGGAATGCGATCCGATTCGGATCCGTCCTGGAAAACGTGTGGATTAAAGCCGGAACCGGCGAGGCGGACTACCATAATAATGCACTGACGGAGAACACGCGGGCCGCTTATCCGATTGATTATATTCAAGGCTCGATCATACCTGGAACCGCCGGCCATCCGAACGTCATTATCTTTTTAACCGCAGATGCCTTTGGCGTGCTCCCTCCAGTGTCCAAGCTGACGAAGGAGCAGGCGATGTATCACTTTCTGTCCGGCTATACGTCCAAGCTGGCGGGTACGGAACGCGGCGTCGCCGCACCGGAAGCAACCTTCTCGACATGCTTCGGAGGTCCCTTCCTTCCGTTGAGACCGAATGTGTACGCGGAAATGCTCGGCGACAAAATCACGCAGCACGGCGTAAAGGTTTATTTGGTCAATACCGGGTGGAGCGGCGGTCCTTACGGGATTGGCGAGCGGATGAATCTGTCGTATACAAGAGCGATGGTCAAGGCGATTATGAATGGGAGTATCGAGAAGGCATCCTTCACTCCTCATCTTGTATTCGGCATGCTTATCCCTGATGCGGTGCCGTTCGTCCCCCATGAACTGCTCGATCCGAGGAACGTATGGGCAGATAAAGCGGCCTATGATCGGAAGGCGAGGCAGCTGGCGCAGCTCTTTGCTCTAAATTTCGAAAAATTCAGCGGTGTAGCGGATACTATCAAGCTTGCCGGCCCGCGGCTGTAGCTGCCGTGAGAAGGGGCTGTCTCCGGCGTCATGAACTGACGCAGAGGCAGCCCCGACTTATGTCTATGCGAAGAAACTCAGGCGGCGGGAATATGTCATAGGGAACAGGGCGGCGACATATCTTGAAAATGATGTTTTGGTCGGGAAAACGATGAATTTGACGGCTTGAACAGCTGCATTACGGTGTAACCGCCGAGGAAGGAGGTTGTCAAGATGTCTTGTCAGGAAGAAGGTGTGCTCGCCGTCGGTTCCGGTCCATTTCTGCACTCCCTTGTTGAAGCATGGTATGAATCCGGATTATCCAAGCTCACGGTATTTGTAACCAGCCCGGAGCCTGCAGACACGGCTGAACTCGTGAAGCTGCGGGAATATGCGCTTCGCAGCGGCCCGGAAGCTTCGCTGCATATTTTAACCGCGGCCCAAGACGAGGATCTGAAGTGGAGGACGATCATTCAGCCGTTTTCATTTATTTTGTATGTGTCGCGGCATGGCAATATGGAGGAGCTTCGGAAGCTTCAGCATGCTTGTATAGCTGAGCGTAAACCGATGCTTCCTGCCGTAGCCTTACAAGGAAGAGGGATGGCAGGCCCGCTCCTTCATCCCGGCGGGGACGGGCGGTGGGATTCGGCATGGCGGGGGCTCCATGCGTCCGTGTTCCCCGAGGTGCGGGAGCCGCACAGGTTCTCCGCTGCGGCCGCAGCCGTGTTATCGAATCTTATCGTGCATGAATGGCAGAAAGCGGTGGCAGAAGAGAAAGAAACGGACTGCATAAATCAATGTTATATCCTGGACCCGAATACGTTAACCGGAATCTGGCA
Proteins encoded in this region:
- a CDS encoding toxic anion resistance protein, which codes for MSFSMEVASPEEIQAAIEQEVKPVPEEVAKLKEMADANVATIMTLDIESLENRKEILQSIDAFGMNTMRSSSEKNALLQVSIGRLSKTGDEGGDVAKGLAELHTQLRDLDPGVVDFAKTGFLGKLFNPLRAYFLKYQKADSVIADIVVSLEKGKTTLKNDNTTLEIEQQTLRDLTKKLQKEIQLGTMMDESIEAQIELAKLRNEDPDKIRFITEEVLFPLRQRVMDLQQMLVVNQQGIMAIEVVVRNNKELIRGVDRAKNVTISALKISVTVASALYNQKIVLKKIELLNQTTNNLIASTSRMLKNQGAEIQKQSLEANISVDTLKQAFSDVMSALDSISAYKQDALPKMRHTINQFRELADDGEKQIQRLERGHKLGL
- the pckA gene encoding phosphoenolpyruvate carboxykinase (ATP); the protein is MGRITVITQNNEKTQLASFHVDESCRNMAVAKLVESAVLNGEGHLTSTGALQVTTGKYTGRSPKDKFIVRDPSAADHIAWGEVNQALTPEQFDSLYNKTIHYMKSRKLFVFDGYAGADRAYRLPVRFINEYAWQNLFVHQLFIRPAADELPYHKPEFTVIAMPGMKADPAVDGTNSETFIAISFERKTVLIGGTHYAGEMKKSIFSVLNYLLPFRGVMPMHCSANVGEAGDTALFFGLSGTGKTTLSADPERRLIGDDEHGWSDAGVFNFEGGCYAKCIGLSQEKEPQIWNAIRFGSVLENVWIKAGTGEADYHNNALTENTRAAYPIDYIQGSIIPGTAGHPNVIIFLTADAFGVLPPVSKLTKEQAMYHFLSGYTSKLAGTERGVAAPEATFSTCFGGPFLPLRPNVYAEMLGDKITQHGVKVYLVNTGWSGGPYGIGERMNLSYTRAMVKAIMNGSIEKASFTPHLVFGMLIPDAVPFVPHELLDPRNVWADKAAYDRKARQLAQLFALNFEKFSGVADTIKLAGPRL